One genomic region from Paramicrobacterium agarici encodes:
- the gcvT gene encoding glycine cleavage system aminomethyltransferase GcvT: protein MPDNDQSPTLADAPRHSPLYDVHSALGATFTDFAGWQMPVRYSSDLAEHKAVREAAGIFDISHMAEFTVTGAEAGDFLDYALAGRLSALKVGRAKYSLLLTEHGGVIDDVIVYRLNDAEYLIISNAGNRDAVSTTLSTRTSGFDAAVADVSDNYALIAVQGPRAEEILAATADITDLGVPWHEQKYFAWANASFRGSPLLLARTGYTGEDGFELLVAADAAADLWNAVSEAGESHGLVPAGLAARDSLRLEAGMPLYGHELSRDTKPAQAGLGRVVVTAKDAFVGKDAVTPDDDARVLVGLVSEGRRAGRAGYTVLAGDSEVGAVTSGILSPTLGHPIAMAFVDRAQAEPGTALDIEVRGKRIPATVTTLPFYSRKK from the coding sequence GTGCCCGACAACGATCAGTCACCCACACTCGCGGATGCCCCGCGTCACAGCCCCTTGTACGACGTGCATTCGGCTCTCGGCGCCACGTTCACCGACTTCGCCGGCTGGCAGATGCCGGTGCGCTACTCGAGTGATCTGGCCGAGCACAAAGCCGTACGCGAGGCGGCTGGAATCTTCGACATCTCGCACATGGCCGAATTCACGGTCACCGGCGCTGAGGCCGGCGACTTTCTCGATTACGCACTGGCCGGGCGGCTCTCTGCCCTGAAAGTGGGCCGCGCAAAGTATTCGTTGCTTCTCACTGAGCACGGCGGCGTCATCGATGACGTCATCGTTTACCGGCTCAATGATGCCGAGTACCTGATCATTTCAAATGCAGGCAACAGGGATGCTGTCAGCACAACGCTCTCAACGCGTACCTCCGGCTTCGATGCCGCCGTCGCCGACGTGAGCGACAACTACGCTCTCATCGCCGTGCAAGGCCCGCGTGCCGAAGAGATCCTCGCCGCGACCGCAGACATCACAGACCTCGGCGTGCCGTGGCACGAACAGAAGTATTTCGCCTGGGCCAACGCGTCGTTCCGGGGGTCGCCGCTGCTGCTCGCGCGCACCGGTTACACCGGCGAAGACGGGTTTGAGCTGCTCGTTGCCGCAGACGCGGCCGCCGACCTGTGGAACGCCGTTTCCGAAGCCGGCGAGTCGCACGGTCTCGTCCCAGCAGGACTCGCGGCCCGCGATTCGCTGCGCCTCGAAGCAGGCATGCCCCTGTACGGTCACGAACTGTCGCGCGACACCAAGCCGGCGCAGGCGGGTCTCGGTCGCGTCGTGGTGACGGCGAAAGACGCATTCGTCGGCAAAGACGCCGTCACGCCTGACGACGACGCGCGCGTGCTGGTCGGCCTGGTCTCAGAAGGGCGTCGTGCAGGCCGCGCGGGATACACCGTGCTTGCCGGCGACTCCGAAGTCGGCGCTGTGACCAGCGGCATCCTTTCGCCCACCCTCGGACACCCGATTGCCATGGCCTTTGTCGACCGGGCACAGGCCGAGCCGGGCACAGCACTCGACATCGAAGTGCGCGGCAAGCGCATTCCCGCCACCGTAACCACCCTGCCTTTCTACTCACGGAAGAAGTGA
- a CDS encoding HNH endonuclease signature motif containing protein, whose product MDEFRDSPPDPGNWGPADGRDELYRPPPTDSNEQPWGDPRFEESEPDESAHAESEPETTGSDQSPQPSGADAVASALREQLDGVVADSRAISAAEASRMRGIYGMLQDALAHPGVFIPMRDGATQADLDAEAEGWVRSSLAQEIGAAIGVTKGHAQGLLNDAELLCEKLSSTFGALEAGEITRQHVDAMLRQAVSLDAGEAAAFEAEALPKAMVQSATQFARAAVKIREGLFPETITERRTEAVKQRRVECYGTQDGMAVLSLYGPVEVVQSLVNAATRTARALKTAGDDRTLAQIEADAVTDALMKGFTTDGPKPGVGASGVGADRLGGIRPTVHVTVPVMTLLGHSNEPGQLDGYGPIAPDIARELAARAPSFTRLLTHPETGAVLSVGRDSYAVPADLKRTVRLRDETCTGIGCDRPATICDLDHIEQWQHGGETKLSNLQPGCEQHHMLRHHTMWQVHTDGDRIEWVSPLGITYQVPRTSNVQFLKTGAEDKATVSGEAAADDDQREALPEEPLF is encoded by the coding sequence ATGGATGAGTTCAGAGATTCCCCTCCGGACCCGGGCAATTGGGGTCCGGCGGATGGGAGAGATGAGTTATATCGACCGCCGCCGACAGATTCGAACGAGCAGCCATGGGGCGATCCTCGATTCGAAGAATCCGAGCCTGACGAGTCGGCACATGCGGAATCCGAACCAGAGACGACCGGCTCGGATCAGTCGCCGCAGCCCTCTGGAGCGGATGCTGTAGCGAGCGCGTTGCGTGAGCAGTTGGATGGTGTTGTTGCTGATTCTCGTGCGATCTCGGCGGCGGAAGCGTCGCGCATGCGCGGCATCTACGGGATGCTGCAGGACGCTTTGGCACACCCGGGCGTGTTCATTCCGATGCGGGATGGGGCAACGCAGGCGGATCTTGACGCGGAGGCTGAGGGGTGGGTGCGGTCTTCTTTGGCGCAGGAGATCGGTGCGGCGATCGGTGTCACGAAGGGTCACGCGCAAGGCCTGCTCAACGATGCCGAGTTGCTGTGCGAGAAGCTCTCGTCAACATTCGGCGCTTTAGAGGCTGGTGAGATTACGCGGCAGCATGTCGACGCGATGCTGCGTCAAGCCGTCAGTCTCGATGCTGGTGAGGCGGCCGCGTTCGAAGCGGAAGCACTGCCGAAAGCAATGGTGCAGTCGGCGACGCAGTTTGCTCGTGCTGCGGTCAAGATTCGGGAGGGTTTGTTTCCGGAGACGATCACGGAACGTCGCACGGAGGCGGTGAAGCAGCGTCGGGTGGAGTGTTACGGCACCCAAGACGGCATGGCAGTCCTGTCTTTGTATGGTCCGGTCGAGGTGGTGCAGAGCCTTGTGAATGCGGCCACGCGGACGGCGCGGGCATTGAAAACCGCCGGCGACGACCGCACACTGGCGCAGATCGAAGCAGATGCTGTCACTGATGCCCTGATGAAAGGCTTCACCACCGACGGGCCTAAACCCGGTGTTGGTGCGTCCGGGGTGGGCGCTGACCGTCTGGGTGGGATTCGTCCGACCGTGCATGTCACCGTCCCCGTCATGACGTTGCTCGGACACTCCAACGAGCCGGGGCAGTTGGACGGATACGGCCCCATCGCCCCCGACATCGCACGCGAGTTGGCGGCACGGGCACCGAGTTTCACCCGGTTGTTGACGCACCCGGAGACCGGGGCGGTGCTGTCGGTGGGGCGTGACAGTTATGCGGTGCCGGCGGATCTGAAACGAACCGTGCGACTGCGCGATGAAACGTGCACCGGCATCGGCTGCGACAGGCCTGCCACGATCTGTGACCTGGATCACATCGAACAATGGCAACACGGAGGCGAAACAAAGTTGTCGAATCTGCAGCCCGGATGCGAACAGCACCACATGCTCCGACACCACACCATGTGGCAGGTCCACACCGACGGCGACCGGATCGAATGGGTCTCACCACTCGGCATCACCTACCAGGTGCCACGCACCTCCAACGTCCAATTCCTGAAGACGGGCGCCGAGGACAAGGCGACGGTGAGCGGCGAGGCCGCAGCAGATGATGATCAGCGGGAGGCGCTACCCGAAGAACCCCTGTTCTGA
- a CDS encoding TetR/AcrR family transcriptional regulator encodes MAKPLRADAKRNRDNLVAVARRAFATDGNASLEGIAREAGVGIGTLYRHFATREALVESVYAAELDEVTASADDLLQRFPAEKALEAWVRRYAEFVMAKRGIIETLRSGWAAGRIATPSTRQRITAAIDTILSAGVREGTLRGDVAADDVTALLLGVCLATPTDDDAPQRSRMLDLVIGTLRVHA; translated from the coding sequence GTGGCGAAGCCGTTGCGGGCAGATGCGAAGCGCAACCGAGATAACCTCGTCGCAGTCGCTCGTCGAGCGTTTGCGACGGATGGCAATGCCTCGCTCGAAGGCATTGCTCGCGAGGCTGGTGTGGGAATCGGCACCCTCTATCGGCACTTTGCGACGCGTGAAGCTCTCGTGGAGTCGGTGTATGCAGCGGAACTCGACGAAGTCACGGCGAGTGCAGACGACCTCCTTCAGCGGTTTCCAGCGGAAAAGGCGCTTGAAGCTTGGGTGAGGCGCTATGCCGAATTCGTGATGGCGAAGCGTGGGATCATTGAGACGCTTCGGTCGGGCTGGGCGGCTGGGCGCATTGCGACGCCATCGACGCGGCAGCGTATTACTGCGGCTATTGACACCATTCTGAGTGCTGGAGTACGAGAGGGCACCCTTCGAGGCGATGTTGCTGCAGACGACGTGACGGCACTTCTGCTCGGTGTGTGTTTGGCAACGCCGACGGACGATGATGCGCCTCAACGTTCACGGATGCTTGACCTTGTGATCGGTACTCTTCGAGTTCATGCGTGA
- a CDS encoding aldo/keto reductase has protein sequence MHTDSLSSRHTTSLHAGGTGRLANHTVSRIGYGAMQLERLADDHRAAVALLRRIIELGVTHIDTAQFYGDGVVNDMIRDALTPDDNVVVVTKVGADPSHNSEHPIRTAQRPDQLRSSVEDNLRSLGLDQIPVVNLRRFDVGPGLTVEGDQIVDIDDQIEVMTNLRDEGKIGAIGLSCVSLDSLQRALPVGIACVQNWYSLIARDHEDMLELCSAENVAWVPFFPLGSAFPQHAKVTDEPRVRAVADKLGTSPALVGLAWLLRHSPNTLLIPGSANLSHMETNLTAGDVPLTDSMMSALGAIPS, from the coding sequence ATGCACACGGACTCACTCTCCTCACGCCACACCACGTCGCTCCACGCCGGCGGCACCGGCAGGTTAGCGAATCACACGGTCTCACGAATCGGCTACGGCGCTATGCAACTCGAACGTTTGGCAGACGATCACCGCGCGGCCGTCGCGCTCCTTCGCCGCATCATCGAACTCGGTGTGACCCACATCGATACGGCACAGTTCTACGGTGATGGCGTGGTCAACGACATGATCCGCGATGCCCTCACACCTGACGACAACGTTGTGGTTGTGACGAAAGTCGGAGCAGACCCCAGCCACAACAGCGAGCACCCGATTCGCACGGCCCAACGCCCAGACCAGCTGCGATCGAGCGTCGAAGACAATCTGCGAAGCCTCGGGCTCGATCAGATTCCCGTCGTGAACCTGCGCCGGTTCGACGTGGGCCCCGGACTTACCGTCGAAGGCGATCAGATTGTGGATATCGACGATCAGATCGAGGTCATGACGAACCTGCGCGACGAAGGAAAGATCGGCGCCATTGGCCTGAGTTGCGTTTCCCTCGACAGTCTGCAGCGCGCACTCCCCGTGGGAATCGCGTGCGTTCAGAACTGGTACAGCCTCATAGCCCGAGACCACGAAGACATGCTCGAGCTCTGCAGCGCCGAAAATGTCGCGTGGGTACCGTTCTTCCCGCTCGGAAGCGCGTTCCCGCAGCACGCCAAGGTGACAGATGAACCACGGGTGCGCGCCGTCGCCGACAAGCTCGGCACGTCACCGGCACTTGTCGGCCTCGCCTGGCTGCTTCGCCACTCCCCCAACACGCTCCTCATTCCCGGAAGCGCGAACCTCTCACATATGGAGACGAACCTCACTGCGGGCGATGTGCCGCTCACCGACTCCATGATGAGCGCACTCGGCGCAATACCGTCGTGA
- a CDS encoding NUDIX hydrolase has protein sequence MAESINLAVSTVIFALRPHPDTQHPVLWLPLVRRVRSPHKGLWALPGGPLGSTEDLAASARRNLHETTQLTPRYLEQLYAFGRPDRSDDRTVSIVYWALVHADVASAGVESDNVRWFLADELPKLAFDHSQIVEYALWRLRNKMEYSRIAAALLGETFTLSELREVHEVVLERTLDPANFRRQIESTGQVVATEQFRTGGRHRPARLYRHDHSIELADNGPLTGR, from the coding sequence ATGGCGGAGTCCATCAATCTCGCCGTATCCACGGTCATCTTCGCCCTGCGTCCGCACCCGGACACACAGCATCCGGTTCTCTGGCTTCCGCTCGTACGACGCGTACGCTCGCCCCACAAGGGCCTCTGGGCGCTGCCGGGTGGACCCCTCGGCAGCACAGAGGATCTCGCAGCATCCGCTCGCCGCAACCTGCACGAGACGACGCAGCTGACCCCCCGCTACCTTGAGCAGCTCTACGCGTTCGGGCGTCCCGACCGCTCCGATGACCGGACCGTATCGATCGTGTACTGGGCCCTCGTGCACGCCGATGTGGCAAGCGCGGGCGTCGAAAGCGACAACGTGCGCTGGTTTCTCGCCGATGAGCTGCCCAAACTCGCTTTCGACCACTCACAGATCGTCGAGTACGCGCTGTGGCGCCTGCGCAACAAGATGGAGTACTCGCGCATCGCCGCCGCGCTGCTCGGTGAGACGTTCACGCTCTCAGAGCTGCGTGAGGTTCATGAGGTCGTGCTCGAACGAACGCTTGACCCCGCGAACTTCCGTCGGCAGATCGAATCGACGGGCCAAGTAGTGGCGACCGAGCAGTTCCGCACAGGCGGAAGACATCGTCCCGCGCGGCTCTATCGCCACGATCACTCGATCGAACTCGCAGACAACGGACCCCTCACCGGCCGATGA
- the nadA gene encoding quinolinate synthase NadA, with amino-acid sequence MNTTASVDLTIRDISAASPDGVCTTDLLTAPWDVDVSPGYGPGASMDDAIPAAAPRQGELPDEYRRASDDELDLRIRAAKQTLGDRVVVLGHFYQRDEVVQYADYVGDSFQLANAAKARTDAEAIVFCGVHFMAETADLLSGANQRVILPNLAAGCSMADMANIDQVEECWEQLAEVYGTEPDADGRVPVIPVTYMNSSAAIKGFCGRNGGIVCTSSNAETVLEWAFERGQRVLFFPDQHLGRNTAKHMGIPLEQMPLWNPARPLGGNTTEALNDARVLLWQGFCSVHKRFTVSQIEKARQDDPNVRVIVHPECPMEVVDAADEYGSTDYITKAIAAATEPTTFAIGTEINLVQRLAAEYPQHTIYCLDPIVCPCSTMYRIHPGYLAWVLESLVGGVVENRIEVSDDVAEPARIALERMLAAKPKA; translated from the coding sequence ATGAACACGACGGCATCTGTCGACCTGACCATCCGAGACATCTCAGCAGCATCGCCGGACGGTGTCTGCACGACAGACCTCCTGACTGCGCCGTGGGACGTCGACGTCTCCCCCGGCTACGGTCCGGGCGCATCGATGGACGACGCCATTCCCGCCGCCGCACCGCGTCAGGGTGAGCTGCCCGACGAGTACCGCCGGGCATCTGACGATGAGCTGGATCTGAGAATCCGCGCAGCCAAACAGACGCTCGGCGACCGCGTCGTCGTGCTCGGCCACTTCTACCAGCGCGACGAGGTCGTGCAGTACGCGGACTACGTCGGCGACTCGTTCCAGCTTGCCAACGCAGCTAAGGCTCGAACGGATGCTGAAGCCATCGTGTTCTGCGGCGTGCACTTCATGGCAGAGACCGCCGACCTGCTCTCGGGTGCCAACCAACGCGTGATCCTGCCGAACCTTGCCGCCGGCTGCTCGATGGCCGACATGGCCAACATCGATCAAGTCGAAGAGTGCTGGGAGCAGCTCGCCGAGGTCTACGGCACGGAGCCCGACGCCGACGGGCGCGTGCCCGTGATTCCCGTGACGTACATGAATTCTTCTGCGGCGATCAAGGGCTTCTGCGGGCGCAACGGCGGAATCGTGTGCACATCATCGAACGCCGAGACCGTGCTCGAGTGGGCGTTCGAGCGAGGACAGCGCGTACTGTTCTTTCCCGACCAGCACCTCGGCCGCAACACGGCAAAGCACATGGGCATTCCACTCGAGCAGATGCCGCTGTGGAACCCTGCACGCCCCCTCGGAGGCAACACGACCGAGGCACTCAACGACGCGCGAGTGCTGCTGTGGCAGGGGTTCTGCTCCGTGCACAAGCGCTTCACGGTGAGTCAGATCGAGAAGGCCCGCCAGGACGATCCGAACGTGCGAGTGATCGTGCACCCGGAATGCCCCATGGAGGTCGTCGACGCAGCAGACGAGTACGGGTCAACCGACTACATCACCAAGGCAATCGCCGCGGCGACGGAACCCACGACATTCGCGATCGGAACCGAGATCAATCTCGTGCAGCGTCTCGCTGCCGAGTACCCGCAGCACACGATCTACTGCCTCGACCCGATCGTGTGCCCGTGCTCCACGATGTACCGCATCCACCCGGGCTACCTCGCCTGGGTGCTGGAAAGCCTTGTCGGCGGCGTCGTCGAGAACCGCATCGAGGTCTCGGACGATGTCGCTGAACCGGCGCGAATCGCGCTCGAACGGATGCTCGCGGCAAAGCCGAAGGCCTGA
- the nadB gene encoding L-aspartate oxidase, with the protein MSHVIVVGSGIAGLTVALRASAEHDVTIVTKDALGDGNTARAQGGIAGVLCDDDSVDAHINDTVRAGAGLCDEDAVRVLCSEGPERIRGLAAAGVDFDTDGTGFAQGLEAAHSYPRVVHAGGDATGRAIARTLAQRVRERRIPVLENSLLIDLVVRDDAVVGTDVLTPTGPIRMLAETTVIATGGSGQLYERTTNPRGATGDGVAAALRAGARIADAEFYQFHPTALAGSGFLISEAVRGAGAVLRDNTGRRFMLDVDPRAELAPRSTVALALARTMAAQDGAPVLLDATGVPRLAERFPTLTAAVAQAGLDWTSEPVPVTPAAHYWMGGIEVDLEGRTTVEGLVAVGEAAHTGVHGANRLASNSLLEGAVFAERAAAAVPRGNKRQHPPLSPAVTEIVAPALDRSDLQRLAWSALGLERCESSLNDAICRLNAWDAEASLTPITREGLENRNLLLVARVIARQALARRETRGAHARLDYPDADPEQARSVTTALAQEALAC; encoded by the coding sequence GTGTCACACGTGATCGTCGTGGGTTCCGGCATCGCCGGACTTACGGTAGCGCTGCGCGCCTCAGCCGAGCACGACGTGACGATCGTCACGAAAGATGCTCTCGGAGACGGCAACACTGCACGGGCGCAAGGCGGCATCGCCGGGGTGCTGTGCGATGATGACTCGGTCGACGCACACATCAACGACACCGTGCGCGCCGGGGCAGGGCTCTGCGACGAAGACGCCGTTCGCGTGCTGTGCAGCGAGGGCCCCGAGCGCATTCGCGGCCTCGCGGCAGCTGGCGTGGACTTCGATACCGACGGCACCGGTTTTGCCCAAGGCCTTGAAGCCGCACACTCGTATCCGCGCGTCGTGCACGCGGGAGGCGATGCCACAGGGCGAGCAATCGCACGCACGCTGGCACAGCGCGTGCGGGAACGCCGGATACCCGTGCTCGAGAACTCCCTTCTGATCGACCTCGTCGTGCGGGACGACGCTGTCGTCGGAACGGATGTTCTCACGCCCACCGGCCCCATCCGGATGCTGGCCGAGACCACGGTCATCGCCACGGGTGGCAGTGGACAGCTGTATGAACGAACGACGAACCCGCGCGGCGCTACCGGGGACGGTGTGGCCGCCGCCCTGCGCGCGGGCGCCCGCATCGCCGACGCCGAGTTCTATCAGTTTCACCCGACCGCCCTCGCCGGCAGCGGATTTCTCATCTCGGAGGCCGTACGAGGCGCCGGAGCTGTTCTGCGCGACAACACCGGCCGACGATTCATGCTCGACGTCGACCCACGCGCCGAACTCGCCCCGCGAAGCACCGTCGCGCTTGCTCTCGCACGCACGATGGCCGCGCAGGACGGCGCGCCGGTGCTGCTCGACGCCACGGGCGTGCCGCGGCTTGCCGAGCGCTTTCCCACGCTCACCGCGGCTGTTGCGCAGGCCGGTCTTGACTGGACGAGTGAGCCCGTGCCGGTCACTCCTGCGGCGCACTACTGGATGGGCGGCATCGAGGTGGACCTCGAGGGACGGACGACCGTTGAGGGGCTCGTCGCCGTTGGAGAAGCCGCGCACACGGGTGTGCATGGCGCAAACAGGCTCGCATCGAATTCTCTGCTCGAAGGAGCGGTCTTCGCCGAGCGCGCGGCCGCCGCTGTGCCGCGCGGCAACAAGCGACAGCATCCGCCCCTGTCACCTGCCGTGACCGAGATCGTGGCGCCTGCGCTCGACCGCAGCGATCTTCAGCGCCTCGCCTGGAGCGCGCTCGGCCTCGAGCGATGCGAATCGTCACTCAACGACGCCATCTGTCGGCTCAATGCGTGGGATGCAGAGGCATCGCTCACGCCGATCACGCGTGAGGGCCTTGAGAACCGCAACCTTCTGCTCGTCGCGCGCGTCATTGCGCGACAGGCACTCGCCCGGCGTGAGACCCGCGGGGCGCACGCGCGCCTCGACTACCCCGACGCCGACCCCGAACAGGCGCGATCCGTCACCACCGCACTAGCCCAGGAGGCTCTCGCATGCTGA
- the nadC gene encoding carboxylating nicotinate-nucleotide diphosphorylase: MLTASHIDRVVQLALDEDAPWGDITSETFIPAGTRATAVLSAREPGVLAGGDVFAAAFRLTSTDTGVTVHVADGERFSAGETLATVSGPARGLLRAERIGLNFCQRLSGIATVTSAFVAAVDGTGVRIADTRKTTPGLRALERHAVRCGGGHNHRFSLSDAVMAKDNHLAVLTSRGMSVTEAIRAARARLGHTTTIEVEVDRIDQIEPVIAGGADIIMLDNFTLDELREGVTIVDGRAVVEASGNVTLETVRGIAETGVNVISSGALTHSIRSLDLGLDMIVDGV, translated from the coding sequence ATGCTGACCGCATCCCACATCGACCGTGTCGTTCAGCTGGCGCTCGACGAAGACGCGCCGTGGGGAGACATCACGAGCGAGACGTTCATTCCCGCAGGGACCCGAGCCACAGCCGTGCTGAGCGCTCGTGAGCCCGGCGTGCTCGCGGGCGGCGACGTCTTCGCTGCGGCTTTTCGCCTGACGAGCACTGACACCGGGGTCACGGTGCACGTCGCCGACGGCGAGCGCTTCAGCGCGGGCGAGACGCTCGCAACCGTGTCCGGCCCCGCGAGAGGACTGCTTCGAGCCGAACGCATCGGACTCAACTTCTGTCAGCGCCTCTCGGGCATTGCGACCGTGACAAGCGCTTTCGTTGCCGCCGTCGACGGAACGGGCGTGCGCATCGCCGACACGCGCAAGACGACGCCTGGGCTTCGCGCACTAGAACGTCACGCCGTGCGATGCGGCGGCGGCCACAATCACCGGTTCAGCCTCTCGGACGCCGTGATGGCGAAAGACAATCATCTCGCCGTGCTGACCTCGCGCGGCATGTCGGTGACCGAGGCGATCCGAGCCGCTCGCGCACGCCTCGGCCACACGACGACAATCGAGGTCGAGGTCGATCGCATTGACCAGATCGAACCCGTGATCGCTGGAGGGGCCGACATCATCATGCTCGACAACTTCACACTCGACGAGCTGCGCGAGGGCGTCACTATCGTCGACGGGCGCGCCGTCGTCGAGGCGAGCGGGAATGTAACGCTCGAGACGGTGCGCGGCATTGCGGAGACAGGCGTCAACGTGATCTCGTCAGGGGCGCTGACCCACAGCATCCGGTCGCTCGATCTGGGCCTCGACATGATCGTCGACGGAGTGTGA
- a CDS encoding cysteine desulfurase family protein produces MYLDTAATSPVRREALEAAWPFLTGEFGNPSSHHRLGERAAEALDDARARVARVLGMRAGDVSFTSSGTEADNLAVIGIALASTRGRHLVTSPIEHEAVLESADYLRRHHGFEVTLVEVLPDGTVTPQALRAAVRSDTAVVSLSYANNEIGTVADVGGLATVAREHGIPFHTDAVQAAGWLPLADLGADAVTLAGHKVGAPKGIGVAGIRGRVPVEPLIHGGGQERGRRSGTENVAFAVALATALELAESERTDAAARAARVRDAFIARVLADAPGAFLTGSSTSRLPNHASFCFRQTSGEAVLLELERRGVTASSGSACAAGSDEPSHVLTALGIEPDLAQTSVRFTFPATAEPQHAEAAAAAVAASVTSLASTFR; encoded by the coding sequence GTGTATCTCGACACCGCCGCGACATCGCCTGTGCGCCGAGAGGCACTCGAGGCGGCTTGGCCCTTTCTCACGGGCGAGTTCGGAAATCCGTCGAGTCATCATCGACTCGGCGAGCGTGCTGCCGAGGCCCTCGACGACGCCCGCGCCCGCGTCGCCCGCGTGCTGGGTATGCGTGCCGGTGACGTGTCGTTCACGAGCAGCGGCACCGAGGCCGACAATCTCGCGGTGATCGGCATCGCCCTCGCCTCAACGCGGGGCCGGCATCTGGTGACCTCCCCCATCGAGCACGAGGCCGTCTTGGAGTCGGCTGACTACCTCAGACGGCATCACGGCTTCGAGGTCACGCTCGTCGAGGTGCTTCCGGACGGAACCGTGACTCCTCAGGCGCTGCGCGCAGCTGTGCGCTCCGACACCGCCGTCGTGTCGCTCTCTTACGCGAACAACGAGATCGGCACGGTCGCCGACGTCGGCGGGCTCGCGACCGTCGCCCGCGAACACGGAATCCCGTTTCACACGGATGCTGTTCAGGCGGCCGGCTGGCTGCCTCTCGCCGATCTCGGCGCCGATGCCGTAACACTGGCGGGGCACAAGGTGGGCGCTCCGAAGGGCATCGGGGTCGCCGGTATCAGGGGCAGAGTGCCTGTCGAGCCGCTCATTCACGGCGGAGGGCAAGAGCGCGGCCGGCGGTCGGGCACCGAAAACGTGGCGTTCGCCGTCGCCCTCGCAACCGCGCTCGAGCTGGCGGAGTCTGAACGAACGGATGCTGCCGCGCGCGCTGCGCGCGTGCGCGACGCGTTCATCGCCCGCGTTCTCGCCGACGCTCCCGGAGCATTCCTCACGGGAAGCTCAACGTCGCGGCTGCCGAACCACGCGTCGTTCTGCTTTCGGCAGACGAGCGGCGAAGCCGTTCTGCTCGAACTCGAACGACGGGGCGTCACAGCGTCGTCTGGATCGGCGTGCGCGGCGGGAAGCGACGAACCGTCGCACGTGCTCACGGCGCTCGGCATCGAGCCTGACCTCGCGCAGACGAGTGTGCGTTTTACATTCCCCGCGACCGCGGAGCCGCAGCACGCCGAGGCTGCGGCGGCTGCTGTCGCAGCATCCGTCACCTCGTTGGCGTCAACGTTCCGCTGA
- a CDS encoding TetR/AcrR family transcriptional regulator: MSDERRDQLVRTAAREFARAGFERASLNAIIRDCGLSKSSFYNILDSKLALYDLVVRDISQRLVRDLDLPAPTSFGDSAYWQTVVDVIVRLTQVLTSDDVYTDLAQMLYDTQAPDEPNEADRVLDAASAWIRELVHVGRDCGAVRADLPVSLQGELAFTMLRTFDEWSVRNLDTLPPDDLPALVDAQLAALRRLFAP, from the coding sequence ATGTCCGACGAGCGCAGAGATCAGCTGGTGAGAACGGCCGCGCGCGAATTTGCGCGAGCGGGGTTCGAGCGCGCGTCGCTCAACGCGATCATTCGGGACTGTGGCCTGAGCAAGAGCTCCTTCTACAACATCCTCGACTCCAAACTGGCGCTGTACGACCTCGTCGTGCGCGATATCTCGCAACGGCTCGTGCGCGATCTCGACCTGCCCGCTCCCACGTCGTTCGGCGACTCCGCGTACTGGCAGACGGTCGTCGACGTCATCGTGCGACTCACGCAGGTGCTCACGAGCGACGACGTCTACACCGACCTTGCCCAAATGCTCTACGACACCCAGGCGCCCGACGAGCCCAACGAGGCAGACCGCGTTCTCGACGCGGCGAGTGCCTGGATCCGCGAGCTGGTGCACGTGGGGCGCGACTGCGGCGCTGTGCGCGCTGACCTCCCCGTCTCGCTGCAGGGGGAGCTCGCGTTCACCATGCTGCGCACCTTCGACGAATGGAGCGTGCGCAATCTCGATACCCTTCCCCCAGACGACCTGCCGGCGCTCGTCGACGCGCAGCTCGCGGCCCTGCGGCGGCTCTTCGCCCCGTAG